ATGCGAGGCAAAGAAATCTCAGCTCGGAGTGCGCGTCGCAGTTGGCGTTAGCGCAGGCTTGGTCATGCTAGTGGTCACCATGTCCTGCGCCTACATGATCCGCCAGAAGCGGAGCCTCGCCGCCGTGAAGCAGAGGTACTTCAAGCAGCACGGCGGCCTCCTGCTGTTCGAGGAGATGAAGTCGAAGCAAGGCCTGTCTTTCACGCTGTTCACCGAAGAGGAGCTGGAGGAGGCGACCGGCGGTTTCGACGAGCGCAACGTGCTGGGCAAGGGAGGCAGCGGCACCGTCTACAAGGGGTCTCTCAGGGACGGCAGGGCCGTTGCAATCAAGAAGTGCAAGCTGGTGagcgagaggcaggagaaggagTTCGGGAAGGAGATGCTCATCCTGTCCCAGGTCAACCACCGGAACGTCGTCAGGCTCCACGGCTGCTGCCTCGAGGTGGAGGTCCCCATTCTCGTCTACGAGTTCGTCCCCAACGGCACGCTCTACCACCTcatccatggcgaccgccgccacgGCGGCTCACGCGTCTCCTTCGCGACGCGCCTCAAGATCGCGCACGAGGCCGCCGAGGCGCTCGCCTACCTCCACTCCTGGGCCTCGCCGCCGATCATCCACGGCGACGTCAAGTCGCCCAACATACTCATCGACGAGAGCTACGCCGCCAAGGTGTCCGACTTCGGGGCCTCGACGCTGGCGCCCACGGACGAGGCGCAGTTCGTCACGTTCGTGCAGGGCACCTACGGCTACCTGGACCCGGAGTACATGCAGACCTCCAAGCTGACGAGCAAgagcgacgtgtacagcttcggcgtcGTGCTCCTGGAGCTGCTCACGTGCAGGAAGGCCATGAACCTCCAGGCGCTCGACGACGAGGAGATCAACCTCTCGGCTCAATTCCTCCACGCCATGGGTGAGAAGAGGCTCGATGAGATACTGGACGAACAGATAAAAGGCGAGCAGAGCATGGAGCTGATCGAGCAGGTGGCGGAGCTGGCGAAGCAGTGCCTGGAGATGGCGAGCGAGAAGAGGCCCTCCATGCGGGAGGTTGCGGAAGAGCTCGACAGGGTTAGGAAGCTGTCGCAGCATCCCTGGGGGAGCCAAGAAGAGACTTGTGATGAGGAGGAGCTCAAGGCCTTGCTTGTCGGATCACCAGGGACAGGGACGTCCTCTGAAATAGAACTTAGTATTGGTACTAATGCGTATGTTAGCATGACAGATTCAGCCTATTTAGGGATTCGATCTCCACGATGAGTATCTTTTTAGTTTCCTTAGAATCACTTGTTTTGTTTGTTCAATCTCCACGATAGCATCAATTATCCCCGGCCCCTAGAATCATTTATTTTCTTTGTTCACTGCTTCACTTAGTAATGGGTAATACTAAAAAGCTACTGGTAGTCTTTCTTTCTCCATCAATGAAAAAAAGATAATAATTTTCTTTATTCTGTTTTACTGATAGTGAAAATCCCATTATAATACcctctttgttccaaattataTTTCAGTTTGATTTCTTTTTTGTAATTCAATCTTTCTCAAATATTGACTGAATTTTGCAGCAAGATGTACTTGTATTATTTTCAAATACCCAAAATCAACATAGAAAAAGTTATACTAtaagtttgaacaaatgacttagAATAATCTCCAAAGATCACTTGTTTGTGATTTGAGCCCCCGCCCTCCCCTAAAAAAAAACGCAATCCACGCCTCACGAGAAGTCATACAATTTTAATTCTGACCACTTCTataagaaaaagtattaatatttttttacatCAAACAAGTATCATTGGATTGGTTATGAAGTATATTTTCATGGTAAatctatttggagatataaatattgatacctTTTTCTATATATGAAATAGATTAGTAAACTACAATAGCATTATTTTGGGGGACGGAGGGAGCATTTTCTGCTTGTATAGAATTCTATGCAAACTCACACAAAAACGTGCCACTGATTAAGCATCGCCGGCTGTCCCAAGTGTCACCGGGCTTTCCTCTTTCTTGGGCTTCACTGGGCCTCATTCGGCTTCATGGAGACTTTTGGTTTAGAACATGTGGGATATGCACGTGTAGATGGAGTTGGACGAAACTGTTAAACCAATGTCAACCGTAACAGCGGCGTACCGAAAAACCGTGGGCTCTCTTGTACGTAGATCGTAGAAT
This DNA window, taken from Miscanthus floridulus cultivar M001 chromosome 13, ASM1932011v1, whole genome shotgun sequence, encodes the following:
- the LOC136500989 gene encoding wall-associated receptor kinase 2-like encodes the protein MVGDTSRWGPDLSDSQFRVSDEGSRFVVVGCNSLAYVQSVNTGTVYMTGCMATCPDAGTLVNGSCAGMGCCQAAIPRGINTYAVEFDDRFNTSAVMGFSPCTYAVLMEAAAFDFRITYVTTGDFMTSTGGKVPVLLDWVVGRETCREAKRNATAYMCVSDDSECVDSRNGGGYLCNCSTGYQGNPYIPAGCQDINECEEDPNKYPCSVPGTCTNTPGSFICSCPDKTTGNAYNGTCEAKKSQLGVRVAVGVSAGLVMLVVTMSCAYMIRQKRSLAAVKQRYFKQHGGLLLFEEMKSKQGLSFTLFTEEELEEATGGFDERNVLGKGGSGTVYKGSLRDGRAVAIKKCKLVSERQEKEFGKEMLILSQVNHRNVVRLHGCCLEVEVPILVYEFVPNGTLYHLIHGDRRHGGSRVSFATRLKIAHEAAEALAYLHSWASPPIIHGDVKSPNILIDESYAAKVSDFGASTLAPTDEAQFVTFVQGTYGYLDPEYMQTSKLTSKSDVYSFGVVLLELLTCRKAMNLQALDDEEINLSAQFLHAMGEKRLDEILDEQIKGEQSMELIEQVAELAKQCLEMASEKRPSMREVAEELDRVRKLSQHPWGSQEETCDEEELKALLVGSPGTGTSSEIELSIGTNAYVSMTDSAYLGIRSPR